A stretch of Hemiscyllium ocellatum isolate sHemOce1 chromosome 38, sHemOce1.pat.X.cur, whole genome shotgun sequence DNA encodes these proteins:
- the LOC132833907 gene encoding G-protein coupled receptor 15-like has protein sequence MENVTDYSYHPDDYEPYPTWVEECQGATIPQAELGLAAVYCVIFAAGFLGNGLLVSSLGWRCRLQRQVDVFIWNLALADLVFLATLPLWVDAEARGKRWRGGLSLCRLSGYAVAVNAYSSVLFLSCMSLDRYLAIVYPLQSRRLRSRAYAALACLSVWTASLLLGLPVLRNRVLHVREEGSYCGEDPALVSPAVSLAYLLFTFFLPMLIILACYCSITRKLCQQYRRSKRQDVRLRKSMRVVFLVVLVFLISWLPFNVFRCLALVHRWGASVESCGFQAAVGLGQEVSAPLAFANSCVNPFIYWVCDSSIRKALLRLLLPCLKPFHLNRLSAASESHPSRSSSVTTDHSNQRVRSAPSGVQLATWATHVEP, from the coding sequence ATGGAGAACGTCACGGATTACAGCTACCACCCGGATGACTACGAGCCGTACCCCACCTGGGTGGAGGAATGCCAGGGAGCGACCATCCCCCAGGCCGAGCTGGGCCTGGCCGCCGTCTACTGCGTGATCTTCGCCGCGGGCTTCCTGGGCAACGGGCTGCTCGTCTCCTCCCTGGGCTGGAGGTGTCGCCTCCAGCGGCAGGTGGACGTCTTCATCTGGAACCTGGCGCTGGCCGACCTGGTCTTCCTGGCCACCCTGCCCCTGTGGGTGGACGCGGAGGCAAGGGGCAAGAGGTGGAGGGGCGGCTTGTCCCTCTGCCGGCTGAGCGGCTACGCGGTGGCGGTGAACGCTTACTCCAGCGTGCTGTTCCTCAGCTGCATGAGCCTGGACCGCTACCTGGCCATCGTCTACCCGCTGCAGTCCCGCCGGCTCCGCTCCAGAGCCTACGCGGCGCTGGCCTGCCTCTCGGTGTGGACCGCCTCGCTGCTGCTGGGGCTGCCCGTCCTTCGCAACCGCGTCCTTCACGTCCGAGAGGAGGGCTCGTACTGCGGCGAGGATCCGGCTCTGGTCAGCCCTGCAGTCTCCCTGGCCTACCTGCTGTTCACCTTCTTCCTCCCGATGCTCATCATCCTGGCCTGTTACTGCTCCATCACCAGGAAGCTGTGTCAGCAGTACAGGAGGAGCAAGAGGCAGGACGTCAGGCTGAGGAAGTCGATGCGGGTGGTCTTCCTGGTGGTCCTGGTGTTCCTGATCTCCTGGCTGCCTTTCAACGTGTTCCGCTGCCTGGCCCTGGTCCACCGCTGGGGGGCGTCTGTGGAGTCGTGCGGCTTCCAGGCCGCGGTGGGGCTGGGCCAGGAAGTCAGTGCCCCCTTGGCTTTCGCCAATAGCTGCGTCAACCCCTTCATCTACTGGGTGTGCGACAGCTCCATCCGGAAAGCCTTGCTGAGGCTCCTGCTGCCCTGCCTCAAGCCCTTTCACCTCAACCGCCTCTCCGCCGCCTCGGAGAGCCACCCCAGCCGATCCAGCAGCGTCACCACCGACCACTCCAACCAAAGGGTCAGGTCGGCCCCGTCCGGGGTTCAGCTCGCCACTTGGGCTACCCACGTCGAACCTTGA